CAATGGCGTTGGCTGACTTTTTCTGGGTCCAGCCGTCGGGTAGTGCGCCGGTATCTACGGCAGGCTCAAAGCCTTCTTCCCAGATAACAACCTCTTCTTTGCCGGTGGGTTGTTCTGAAGCCATCCCGGCAAAAGCATTTTGCACAAACAATGCTGTGGCAAAAATAAAAAGTAAAAAAGTAAAAATTTTCTTCATAATGAAAGGTTTTAATGGTTAAAAATGTTATTAATTTTTGATAGACCGGTAAATCCAAAGATCAAACTGCAATCCGGCAGGACTCCCCTCTATCCATTTTTCGGCCCTTAAATTTAGCAATAATTTTAAAGGTACATAAATTTTGACAAAAAACTTCTCCAAAAATTCATCATTCGTTGGGGTTTACCCTTAGACGCATTTTTTAAGGGAACCTCAAAATTCGCTATTTAATGATCTGGATTTTATGATTCTTTGCTTGCTGCCCGGAAAAAATTTGCAGGATATAGATGCCACTGCGGAACATTCCTGTATCCATTGAAGTTTCAAAATCCTTCACACTTTTCTCAAAAACCATCTGGCCGGTAAGGTCAAATAGCCTCAAGTGGTCAATCGTTTGCCTGCTTCGAATATTCAGGATAGAACGAACAGGATTCGGAAAAACCCGTATATCCATATCCGTGATTTCCTCTTCAATGCCAACCGATGGTTCGCCCCAGAGGTCGTTTACCTCCAGGTCCTCCTGAACAAACAGGTAACGATTGGGATCTCCTTCCCATTCGCCGCCTTCCCATCCTTCACCAACGGCATCGGAATAATACTTATAAAACATCTCGCCCACCCGGACGAAAGGGAGGGTATGGGTGTAAATGAGGGGATCTTCTTCATTTTCCCGGGGAACCATCGTCATTTCAATGGTTCCTTCGGCACCGGGTTCAACCCATTTGTTAAAGTTTCCTGTCACAAAAACCTTATTCGAATCGGGGTCAAATGCTTCCAGCCCGGTCATATCCACATTCAGGGTGACGGTATGGGTTTCCACGTAGTTCACCACCGGGAATATGGCAATATCCGCATCCACGTCGTAGTTCAGCACCGGCACCCACATGGTGCCTTCAAGCACATAGGCATAACCCAGCCCGGTACCGTTTTCGTCAGTAGAAGAAAAATGCCCCAACCCGTAAACCTCCGGTTCAAAGGCTTCAAGACCGCTGATATCAGCCCCGATCAAATAACTGCCGGTAACAAATACGGGCTCGTCGAATTCCACCACCAGGGCACCCTCAAAATCCTCGGAGGCTGTAATATCTTCCATGGCAACAGTCACACTGCCAAGCAATTCGCCGGGATACATGCCATTGAAATCCCAGACAGAGAAAACCACCTCGCCTGTATCGCCAAATTTTTCCCCAATCCAGAATATCGCCTTCACGATATCATAGGGCTCTTCCACATCGAAGCGCTGGGCGTAAGCCAGGTCACCATACAGGTTGGTTCCAAAAATGTAACCCATGTCATCCTCCCAGGTGTACAGGGCAACCCCGGTAGCTGTCTCCCAGTTACCCGGCAACAAGGTATCGGAGACCATTGATTTTCCCTGGAGATTAGCGGGCAGGGCGATCAGATTGGAGGATTTAAATCCGGCTCGTTGCCCATAGCCGGAAAACCCAAGCAAGAATATCGTAAATGCAAAAATGAATAACTTTCTCATCAATTTCTTTTTCTATAATTTTCAAAAAAGGGCTTAGCCCGAATGTGAGTGCAATATTAATGATTTATCCTGAAATGAAGGGATTGAAGTTGCACCACATTTGTATTAATATTTCTTAAAACAAATAAATGGTCCCTGGCCTTTATACCCCAATTACCATATATGTAAAGGAATCGCAAGAGCCCTTTTGTTTTAATGGTCCGTGATTCGTGATACAACCCTTGAAAATGAGCCGGCTTGCGTTTTTATCAATTTGAAGTATCTTTGACGCCTGATTTTACAAAACATTTTCAATCACTGGTTGGTTTATTCTATAGTTGAGTTACTCAAATCACTTAATCCTGAATAAAGATGAAGCGGTCCCGAACCAGATTTATTATACTGACCCTGTTCATTCTGGTCTTTGGCTTAATGAACACTTCAGCCCAGTTATCGCAGGGTGGCTTGCCTGTAAGTTCCCTTTATAATCTTCCAGTTAATAACCTGCCTGAAGTAAGCCTGTTGCTTGATTCAAAGCAGCTGCAGGAAAAGGATGCCCGCCTGGGGGTTTACGAACCTGGTCAGCCCCTGTTTGCCGGCCTGGCCGTTGAAGCGGAAGTGAATCCCCTGACCCACGGCCAGTGGGAAGTGGTCAACGACCGGGTTCATCTCTGGCGGCAGGTGATCCACGTCCCGGGTGCCCTGGGACTGGGCCTTAACTTCGATGCCTTCGAGCTGCAGGAAGGCGCCAGGCTGTTTGTTTACAATGCCGACAAATCACAGGTCATCGGCGGTTTTGATTTTCATAACAACAATGCCGACCAGGTATTTTCGACCCAGATCATCCCCGGGGAAACCCTCATCGTGGAATACGAGGAACCTTATTATTCAGGAAAACCCGGGCAAATGGAATATGGCCTGCTGAACATTGAAAGCGTTATTTACCTGGGTTACGGCGGAGGGCTGAGCCTTTTTGGCCAGGACGACAAGAGTTTAGGGGATGCAGGCGATTGCCAGGTCAACATCAACTGTGCAGAAGGCGATGACTGGCAGGATGAAAAGCGGGGTGTGGCCCGTATGCTGATGCGGGTAGGTGACAGCTATTTCTGGTGTACCGGGACCCTGATCAACAATACCGCACAGGATGCCTCTCCCTTGTTTTTATCGGCAGCCCACTGTGGTACAAACGCGACGGACCGTGATATGCTTTACTGGCAGTTTTATTTCAATTATGAACGCCCGGGCTGCGAAAATACCGGCACGCCCCCTCAGCACCTGATCGTTGGCGCTGAGTTGAAGGCCCTGGGACCCCTGGCAGGAGGCTCCGATTTCCGTTTGCTGATGCTACGTCAGGATCCTCCACCCCAGTGGAATCCATACTGGAACGGCTGGAACCGCACCAACAATACCAGTTTTTCAGGTGCGGGCATTCATCATCCTGCAGGGGATGCAAAAATGATTTCCACCTATAATGTACAATTAACCAGTGCCAATCCCCTTGTGAGCGGATCGCAAATGGCCTCCAATTCGGCCTGGCGAGTAAGCTGGAGCCCCTCCACCAACGGCCATGGTGTCGTGGAAGGCGGTTCTTCCGGTTCCCCGCTCTTCAACGCCCTAGGACAGGTGGTTGGCACCCTTACGGGTGGTTCTTCTTCCTGCGACAATCCCTATTCGCCAGATTATTATGGCAAGATGTGGTACCACTGGGACAAAAACGGCCCGGGCGAAACCCAACGGGTGGCCCCCTTTCTTGATCCTCTCAACACAGGTCAGGAGTCCCTGGGTGGATATGACCCCTACCAGGACGAATTCCCCGCGCCGGGATTCGCCTCAGCCGCCTTACTTGCCAATCAGCAAGCAGAAATTAACTGGTATCAGCCAGGTTCTGCCCCGAATCCTGAAGGCTGGTTCAGCTATGTAAACACCTATACCCACCTGACCTGGACATCACCCGAACGGGCAGTGGTTTTTGATGCGCCCGTCTTTGGGCTCACCTATCCCCTCACCCTCTCCAGGGTCTCTCATATGTTTGTTGAGCATTCCAGCTATCCATGGCCCAACAACCAGTTTACCTTCAGGATCTACGCCTCTGACGGGGCTACCTTATTATATGAGTCACCCGTTTTGGTGGCAGTGAGCCAGCAGGTCAAGGAACACATCCTTACAGAACCCCTGGTGCTCGACAATTATTTTTATGTCGCGGTGAAACCGGTGGATGCCAGCGGGCATCCCTCTTCCCTGATGCAACTGGTGAATTACGGACAGGGCTATTCGTTTTATGGCTCGGCTGATAACTGGACCGCGCATAATGTCACCAATATGGGAGGTTCTTATACATACCTGACCAGGATTTATGTGGATGCCAGCAAGGAAAATGGTCTCGCAGAATTTAACAGCTCCAGGCTCGACGACCTGATGGCCAGTGCCCTTAATACCCCTGGCACAGGAACCCGGGATGCTGAATTGTACAATAAGTCAATCATACCCACCGGTTACCGGGTTTTCAGAAATGGCAGCAACATTCACAGCACCACCAATACTGAATTGCTGAGCTTTACCGATGCCACACCATCCGAGGGCCTCTCTTATTATCATGTCACCGCCAATTACGTAAACGGGGAATCGGAGCCTTCAGCGAGGGCTTACCTTTTAAAGGTCGGCGCTTGTGACGAAACAATCAGTGCGTTTCCTTACCTCCAGACTTTTGCCAGTGGCTTTAACGGCGATTGCTGGCTGGATTACGGCGAGGGGAACTGGCAGCTTCACACCTCGCTCCAGGTGGATGGTTCTACCATTGAGCCCGCCCAGGGCGAGCAGTTTTATGGAATGCAAAGCAGCCAGGGTATCCAGGCCGATCAATGGCTCGTTCTTCCTTTAACCAATTTTGATCCGCTTACCAGTCCTGCTTTGCGTTTTATGTTTAATGGGATTTGGCAGGAAAACGGCCCCATACTTGCTGTCTGGATTAGTACCGCTGGGGTTTCTTTCCAAAAGGTATGGGACAGCAACATGCACCCCAGCTTTGCTTCAGGCAGCGCTGACCTGCAATGGCTGAGCGCAACACTTAACCTTAAAGAGGCCGGAAATGAGGAAAACGTCCGCATTGCCTTCCAGTATGCAGGAGAAGGCGAAGGGTTCTTTGCCCTGGATAAAATTGAACTCCTCGCCGCGGGAGCCATCACTTATAATGTCAATATTACAATTAATCCCGATAATGCGGGAATGGTCACCGGCAATGGCTCTTACCTCTCAGGGCAAACAGTGAGTCTGAGGGCCACCCCCAACCTGGGAAACCTCTTTTCCGGGTGGATACAGGGCGGCAATGTGCTTAGCACAGACCCGGATTATATCTTCATTATGCCGGGGGGCAACGTTAACCTGGTCGCTTCCTTTACCTCAGACCCCACTTCCGTGCGCCTTCCCGAAGCTGGAGCAAGCGGCTTTGAAGCCTATCCCAACCCCGCACGTGATCATATCCGGATCCGGTTTAACGAGGGCGTTCGTTCGGCATCCGTGGGGCTTTATAACGCACAGGCACAACTGGTTGCACTTCATGAACCCGGGGATATCATTCCTGGCGATGAGCATCAGTTCAGCCTCAACGGACTGTCCAGGGGAATTTATTTCATCCAGATCCGGGGAGTGAACACGGCGGAGGTCCTTAAAATCGTTCTTTCTGATTAAAATGAAAAAAAACGGGTATGTGGTTTTTTTTGACTACATACCCGTTTCAGTTTTCAACAAGGCTAAAATTAGGGATTAAAACATATGTTTGAGCCAAATCTGCAACCAATCCTATATTTTACGGTTCAATTTTGAGCCTTTAAACACCCGTTCTTTCAGTTTTTTTTTATTACTTTGAATGTTTTTTCACCGTCCAAATTCATGGAATCTGGTCATTGGCTGTTTCACAAAACACTAATAATCAACAAGTAAACTCATTATAAATCTGGATAGATCATGTCGATTAAGCAGAAAACGCTGGATTTGAAGATGCGCATGCAGAGTGCCCTGCAGGGAGGCGGCCAGAAGGCCATCGAGAAGCAGGTAGCTATGGGAAAGATGACCGCCCGTGAGCGGATCATTGCCTTGCTCGATCCCAATTCTTTTCACGAGTACGACCTTTTTGTTGAGCATGCGGCCAAGGATTTTGATATGGACAAGAAACAC
This genomic stretch from Bacteroides sp. harbors:
- a CDS encoding T9SS type A sorting domain-containing protein — its product is MKRSRTRFIILTLFILVFGLMNTSAQLSQGGLPVSSLYNLPVNNLPEVSLLLDSKQLQEKDARLGVYEPGQPLFAGLAVEAEVNPLTHGQWEVVNDRVHLWRQVIHVPGALGLGLNFDAFELQEGARLFVYNADKSQVIGGFDFHNNNADQVFSTQIIPGETLIVEYEEPYYSGKPGQMEYGLLNIESVIYLGYGGGLSLFGQDDKSLGDAGDCQVNINCAEGDDWQDEKRGVARMLMRVGDSYFWCTGTLINNTAQDASPLFLSAAHCGTNATDRDMLYWQFYFNYERPGCENTGTPPQHLIVGAELKALGPLAGGSDFRLLMLRQDPPPQWNPYWNGWNRTNNTSFSGAGIHHPAGDAKMISTYNVQLTSANPLVSGSQMASNSAWRVSWSPSTNGHGVVEGGSSGSPLFNALGQVVGTLTGGSSSCDNPYSPDYYGKMWYHWDKNGPGETQRVAPFLDPLNTGQESLGGYDPYQDEFPAPGFASAALLANQQAEINWYQPGSAPNPEGWFSYVNTYTHLTWTSPERAVVFDAPVFGLTYPLTLSRVSHMFVEHSSYPWPNNQFTFRIYASDGATLLYESPVLVAVSQQVKEHILTEPLVLDNYFYVAVKPVDASGHPSSLMQLVNYGQGYSFYGSADNWTAHNVTNMGGSYTYLTRIYVDASKENGLAEFNSSRLDDLMASALNTPGTGTRDAELYNKSIIPTGYRVFRNGSNIHSTTNTELLSFTDATPSEGLSYYHVTANYVNGESEPSARAYLLKVGACDETISAFPYLQTFASGFNGDCWLDYGEGNWQLHTSLQVDGSTIEPAQGEQFYGMQSSQGIQADQWLVLPLTNFDPLTSPALRFMFNGIWQENGPILAVWISTAGVSFQKVWDSNMHPSFASGSADLQWLSATLNLKEAGNEENVRIAFQYAGEGEGFFALDKIELLAAGAITYNVNITINPDNAGMVTGNGSYLSGQTVSLRATPNLGNLFSGWIQGGNVLSTDPDYIFIMPGGNVNLVASFTSDPTSVRLPEAGASGFEAYPNPARDHIRIRFNEGVRSASVGLYNAQAQLVALHEPGDIIPGDEHQFSLNGLSRGIYFIQIRGVNTAEVLKIVLSD
- a CDS encoding T9SS type A sorting domain-containing protein: MRKLFIFAFTIFLLGFSGYGQRAGFKSSNLIALPANLQGKSMVSDTLLPGNWETATGVALYTWEDDMGYIFGTNLYGDLAYAQRFDVEEPYDIVKAIFWIGEKFGDTGEVVFSVWDFNGMYPGELLGSVTVAMEDITASEDFEGALVVEFDEPVFVTGSYLIGADISGLEAFEPEVYGLGHFSSTDENGTGLGYAYVLEGTMWVPVLNYDVDADIAIFPVVNYVETHTVTLNVDMTGLEAFDPDSNKVFVTGNFNKWVEPGAEGTIEMTMVPRENEEDPLIYTHTLPFVRVGEMFYKYYSDAVGEGWEGGEWEGDPNRYLFVQEDLEVNDLWGEPSVGIEEEITDMDIRVFPNPVRSILNIRSRQTIDHLRLFDLTGQMVFEKSVKDFETSMDTGMFRSGIYILQIFSGQQAKNHKIQIIK